In one Drosophila pseudoobscura strain MV-25-SWS-2005 chromosome X, UCI_Dpse_MV25, whole genome shotgun sequence genomic region, the following are encoded:
- the LOC4815756 gene encoding ribosomal RNA small subunit methyltransferase NEP1, producing MGGQGKMINRKRKFVGRKTDDPEFDLDKKHFKVLHVNASEKRLIIVLEGAQLETVKVHGTFELLNCDDHAGIMRKNQRDPGSCRPDITHQCLLMLFDSPLNRAGLLQVFVRTEHNVLIEINPQTRIPRTFKRFAGLMVQLLHKFQIRANDSSRRLMSVIKNPITDHLPVGCKKYAMSFSGKLVANCRDLVPHGEEGSVAYDEPVVMVIGAFAHGVLKTDYTEELFSISNYPLSAAIACSKLCSAFEEVWKVV from the exons ATGGGAGGCCAAGGAAAAATGATAAATCGCAAGCGCAAATTTGTGGGACGCAAGACCGACGATCCGGAATTCGACCTGGACAAAAAACACTTCAAGGTGCTGCACGTAAATGCCAGCGAGAAGCGTTTGATTATCGTACTGGAGGGCGCCCAGCTGGAAACGGTTAAG GTGCACGGCACTTTTGAACTGCTGAACTGCGACGACCATGCGGGTATTATGCGCAAGAATCAACGTGATCCGGGCTCCTGCCGCCCCGACATCACCCACCAATGCCTACTGATGCTATTCGACTCACCGCTAAACCGTGCGGGCCTGCTCCAAGTGTTTGTGCGTACCGAACACAATGTTCTCATCGAGATTAATCCCCAAACGCGCATTCCACGCACTTTCAAGCGATTCGCCGGTCTTATGGTCCAGCTGCTGCACAAGTTCCAGATTCGGGCCAACGACTCGTCTCGCCGCCTAATGAGTGTTATCAAGAACCCCATAACAGACCATCTGCCGGTCGGCTGCAAGAAATACGCCATGTCCTTCTCCGGGAAACTTGTCGCAAATTGCCGCGACCTTGTCCCACACGGCGAGGAAGGTAGCGTTGCCTACGATGAGCCCGTGGTTATGGTGATCGGCGCCTTTGCGCATGGCGTTCTCAAGACGGACTACACCGAGGAGCTCTTCTCCATCAGCAACTACCCGCTGTCGGCGGCCATAGCATGCTCCAAGCTCTGCAGCGCCTTCGAGGAGGTCTGGAAGGTAGTATAG
- the LOC4816022 gene encoding 28 kDa heat- and acid-stable phosphoprotein gives MPRGKFVNHKGRSRHFTSPEELQQESEEESDQSSGSGSGEETGGDKASGSAATSKSKPPATRKTATRPAHRQKQRPAVSSSESDSEEESEDDSEAEARDAKKGVASLIEIENPNRVTKKATQKIATLKLDDGGSSTTSSSAAAKPELSRREREQIEKQKARQRYEKLHAAGKTTEAKADLARLALIRQQREEAAAKREAEKKVAADTGKKPGAK, from the coding sequence ATGCCACGAGGAAAGTTCGTTAACCACAAAGGCCGCAGCCGTCACTTTACATCACCCGAAGAGCTTCAGCAGGAGTCCGAGGAGGAGAGCGACCAGTCGAGTGGCAGCGGAAGTGGTGAAGAGACCGGCGGTGACAAGGCCTCCGGTAGTGCGGCCACATCCAAGTCGAAGCCTCCAGCGACCCGTAAGACCGCCACCCGTCCAGCCCACCGTCAAAAGCAGCGTCCGGCGGTCAGCTCGTCGGAATCCGATTCGGAGGAGGAGTCCGAGGATGACTCAGAAGCAGAGGCGCGAGATGCCAAAAAGGGCGTGGCCTCGCTCATCGAAATCGAGAATCCCAACCGTGTGACCAAAAAGGCCACCCAGAAAATAGCAACTCTCAAGCTGGACGATGGTGGGTCCTCCACCACCAGCTCCAGCGCCGCCGCCAAGCCGGAACTGTCCCGTCGCGAGCGTGAACAGATCGAGAAGCAGAAGGCGCGCCAGCGTTACGAGAAGCTACATGCGGCCGGCAAGACGACCGAGGCGAAGGCGGATCTCGCTCGGCTGGCCCTCATTCGTCAGCAGCGAGAGGAGGCCGCCGCCAAGCGCGAGGCAGAAAAAAAGGTGGCAGCCGACACTGGAAAGAAGCCGGGGGCGAAGTAG
- the Cyp4ae1 gene encoding cytochrome P450 4ae1 isoform X2, whose protein sequence is MDSENMLMALLLTMALTLIVAWLLQLALREMRHPLRGFVPSVSRVPLVGAAWQMRSFQPDNLHEKFAEYVERFGRSFMASVCGQVIMVTAEPSHVDALLHSQKQLRKSSIYGALRGWLGNGLLLSQGEQWHGMRKIITPTFHFSILEEFVEVFDKQSQLLVERLQPLSNGGMVAINIYPYVGLAALDIITETAMGVCVNAQLDADSAVVQAVKAVTNTLATRFMRPHLLPPLLFRLCWPSGFRKQQEGIKCLHLFTNSIIEQRRQLLRRENAPGEPVARDRRNALLDTLLRATVDGQPLTDKQIRDEVNTFIFEGHDTTTSAISFCLYLLSRHAAVQERLFDEVKGHFGRELDRCVVYSDFAALPFLNCVVREALRLYPPIPALGRCLETDLAVETISCLQCKRYRLFRF, encoded by the exons ATGGATTCGGAGAACATGTTGATGGCTTTGCTGCTGACCATGGCCCTGACGCTGATTGTGGCTTGGCTACTGCAGTTGGCTCTGAGGGAGATGAGACATCCGCTCAGGGGATTTGTGCCCAGCGTCTCGCGGGTGCCGCTGGTTGGAGCCGCCTGGCAAATGCGCAGCTTCCAACCGGACA ATCTCCACGAGAAGTTCGCCGAGTACGTGGAACGCTTCGGACGTAGCTTCATGGCCTCCGTTTGCGGCCAAGTCATTATGGTCACCGCCGAGCCGAGCCATGTGGACGCCCTGCTGCACAGCCAGAAACAGCTGCGCAAGAGCAGCATCTATGGAGCCCTACGCGGCTGGCTGGGCAATGGGCTGCTCCTCAGTCAGGGCGAGCAGTGGCACGGCATGCGCAAGATCATCACCCCCACGTTCCACTTTAGTATCCTGGAGGAGTTCGTCGAGGTGTTCGACAAACAAAGTCAGCTGCTAGTGGAGCGCCTGCAGCCCTTGTCGAATGGTGGAATGGTGGCTATCAACATTTATCCATACGTGGGCTTGGCCGCCCTCGACATCATCACTGAGACGGCCATGGGTGTCTGTGTGAATGCTCAGCTCGATGCGGACTCTGCTGTGGTGCAGGCCGTCAAGGC CGTGACCAATACTTTGGCGACCAGGTTTATGCGTCCGCATCTTCTGCCGCCGTTGCTCTTCCGACTCTGCTGGCCCAGTGGCTTTCGGAAGCAGCAGGAGGGTATCAAATGCCTGCACCTGTTCACAAACAGCATCATCGAGCAGCGTCGCCAGTTGCTTAGGAGAGAGAATGCACCGGGAGAGCCAGTCGCGCGGGACAGGCGCAATGCCTTGCTGGATACACTGCTGAGGGCAACGGTGGATGGCCAGCCGCTAACTGACAAGCAGATACGCGATGAGGTCAACACCTTTATCTTCGAGGGCCATGACACCACCACCTCGGCCATCTCCTTCTGCCTGTATCTTCTTTCGCGGCATGCGGCAGTCCAGGAGCGGCTTTTTGATGAGGTGAAAGGACACTTTGGCCGCGAGCTGGACCGATGCGTGGTATATTCCGACTTTGCTGCTTTGCCGTTTCTGAATTGTGTGGTCAGGGAGGCACTGCGCCTGTATCCGCCCATTCCGGCCTTGGGACGTTGCCTGGAAACAGATTTGGCAGTGG AAACAATCAGCTGTCTGCAATGCAAGCGATATCGACTATTTAGATTTTAA
- the Cyp4d2 gene encoding cytochrome P450 4d2 → MLALVFLVALTTVLVWDYFWRKRRNDILHYMPGPRGLPLVGNALMYRGLDAEQIMGFVSKNRNKYGPLYKVWVLNQLAVFSTDPHDIEFILSSQQHITKNNLYELLHCWLGTGLLMSTGKKWHSRRKIITPTFHFKILEQFVEIFDQQSAVMVGQLQQRADGKTAINIFSVVCLLALDIIAETAMGTKIQAQMSPNLPYVQAVTDVTNIMTTRFIHAWQRIDWLFRLVHPGMAKRQDSAIKVMHDFTENIIKQRRQALVSAGKQEKEKEEIKEDDDLGQKRRMALLDVLLQSTIDGASLSNDDIREEVDTFMFEGHDTTTSAISFCLYEISRHPQVQQLLVEEIHEVLGVDRHRPVTLRDLGELKYLENVIKESLRLHPPVPMIGRWFNEDVEIRGKRIPAGTNYTVGIFVLLRDPEYFESPDEFKPDRFDSTSPQTHPYAYIPFSAGPRNCIGQKFALLEMKSTISKLLRNFELLPLGPEPRPAMNIVLRSANGVHLGLQPRSVLAS, encoded by the exons ATGCTCGCGCTTGTGTTCCTGGTGGCGCTTACGACAGTTCTGGTGTGGGATTATTTTTGGCGCAAGCGGCGCAATGATATACTTCACTATATGCCAGGTCCGCGGGGTCTGCCTCTTGTCGGCAATGCCCTCATGTATCGTGGCCTCGATGCCGAAC AGATCATGGGTTTTGTTAGCAAGAATAGGAACAAGTACGGTCCACTCTACAAGGTGTGGGTGCTCAACCAGCTGGCCGTCTTCTCTACGGACCCGCATGACATCGAGTTCATCCTtagcagccagcagcacaTCACTAAGAACAATCTGTACGAGCTGCTCCACTGCTGGCTGGGCACGGGCCTCCTAATGAGCACCGGCAAGAAGTGGCATTCCCGCCGCAAGATCATCACGCCCACCTTCCACTTCAAGATCCTAGAGCAGTTTGTCGAGATCTTCGATCAGCAGAGCGCCGTGATGGTggggcaactgcaacagcggGCTGATGGGAAAACAGCCATTAACATTTTTTCGGTTGTCTGTCTCCTGGCGCTAGACATTATAGCAG AAACCGCCATGGGAACCAAGATCCAGGCACAAATGAGCCCCAATCTGCCCTATGTCCAGGCCGTCACGGA tGTGACCAACATCATGACCACCAGGTTCATCCATGCCTGGCAGCGCATCGATTGGCTCTTCCGCCTGGTTCATCCGGGAATGGCTAAAAGGCAGGATAGCGCCATTAAGGTGATGCACGACTTCACTGAGAATATCattaagcagcgtcggcaGGCCCTGGTCAGTGCAGGGAaacaggagaaggagaaggaggagatcAAGGAAGACGATGACCTGGGACAGAAGCGTCGCATGGCCCTTCTGGATGTGCTCCTGCAGTCAACCATCGATGGGGCTTCACTCAGTAACGACGACATCCGGGAAGAGGTGGACACGTTCATGTTCGAGGGTCACGATACCACTACCTCGGCCATCTCCTTCTGCCTTTACGAGATCTCTCGCCATCCCCAGGTGCAGCAGCTTCTGGTGGAGGAGATCCATGAGGTTCTGGGTGTGGACCGCCATCGTCCGGTCACCCTGCGGGATCTGGGTGAACTCAAGTATCTGGAGAATGTGATTAAAGAGTCGCTCCGCCTGCATCCTCCAGTGCCCATGATTGGGCGCTGGTTCAACGAAGATgtggagatac GGGGAAAGCGCATTCCAGCTGGGACCAACTACACCGTCGGCATCTTTGTCCTCCTCCGTGATCCCGAATACTTCGAGTCCCCTGACGAGTTTAAGCCGGATCGCTTCGACAGCACGTCACCCCAGACGCATCCCTATGCCTATATTCCCTTCTCTGCGGGTCCACGCAACTGCATTGGTCAGAAGTTCGCCCTTCTGGAGATGAAGAGCACCATCAGCAAGCTGCTGCGTAATTTTGAGCTGCTGCCTCTCGGTCCCGAGCCACGACCGGCCATGAACATTGTGCTGCGGTCCGCTAACGGGGTTCACCTGGGTCTACAGCCGCGTTCAGTTCTCGCCAGTTGA
- the Cyp4ae1 gene encoding cytochrome P450 4ae1 isoform X1: protein MDSENMLMALLLTMALTLIVAWLLQLALREMRHPLRGFVPSVSRVPLVGAAWQMRSFQPDNLHEKFAEYVERFGRSFMASVCGQVIMVTAEPSHVDALLHSQKQLRKSSIYGALRGWLGNGLLLSQGEQWHGMRKIITPTFHFSILEEFVEVFDKQSQLLVERLQPLSNGGMVAINIYPYVGLAALDIITETAMGVCVNAQLDADSAVVQAVKAVTNTLATRFMRPHLLPPLLFRLCWPSGFRKQQEGIKCLHLFTNSIIEQRRQLLRRENAPGEPVARDRRNALLDTLLRATVDGQPLTDKQIRDEVNTFIFEGHDTTTSAISFCLYLLSRHAAVQERLFDEVKGHFGRELDRCVVYSDFAALPFLNCVVREALRLYPPIPALGRCLETDLAVEGGRIPAGTNVILLLWQLLRDEMLFADPLIFRPERHLSNKATSKKGAYSNIPFSAGPRNCIGQKFAMFEVKTMIIKMLRNFILLPIGPDVEPSIKIVLRSRNGVHFGLRPRVY from the exons ATGGATTCGGAGAACATGTTGATGGCTTTGCTGCTGACCATGGCCCTGACGCTGATTGTGGCTTGGCTACTGCAGTTGGCTCTGAGGGAGATGAGACATCCGCTCAGGGGATTTGTGCCCAGCGTCTCGCGGGTGCCGCTGGTTGGAGCCGCCTGGCAAATGCGCAGCTTCCAACCGGACA ATCTCCACGAGAAGTTCGCCGAGTACGTGGAACGCTTCGGACGTAGCTTCATGGCCTCCGTTTGCGGCCAAGTCATTATGGTCACCGCCGAGCCGAGCCATGTGGACGCCCTGCTGCACAGCCAGAAACAGCTGCGCAAGAGCAGCATCTATGGAGCCCTACGCGGCTGGCTGGGCAATGGGCTGCTCCTCAGTCAGGGCGAGCAGTGGCACGGCATGCGCAAGATCATCACCCCCACGTTCCACTTTAGTATCCTGGAGGAGTTCGTCGAGGTGTTCGACAAACAAAGTCAGCTGCTAGTGGAGCGCCTGCAGCCCTTGTCGAATGGTGGAATGGTGGCTATCAACATTTATCCATACGTGGGCTTGGCCGCCCTCGACATCATCACTGAGACGGCCATGGGTGTCTGTGTGAATGCTCAGCTCGATGCGGACTCTGCTGTGGTGCAGGCCGTCAAGGC CGTGACCAATACTTTGGCGACCAGGTTTATGCGTCCGCATCTTCTGCCGCCGTTGCTCTTCCGACTCTGCTGGCCCAGTGGCTTTCGGAAGCAGCAGGAGGGTATCAAATGCCTGCACCTGTTCACAAACAGCATCATCGAGCAGCGTCGCCAGTTGCTTAGGAGAGAGAATGCACCGGGAGAGCCAGTCGCGCGGGACAGGCGCAATGCCTTGCTGGATACACTGCTGAGGGCAACGGTGGATGGCCAGCCGCTAACTGACAAGCAGATACGCGATGAGGTCAACACCTTTATCTTCGAGGGCCATGACACCACCACCTCGGCCATCTCCTTCTGCCTGTATCTTCTTTCGCGGCATGCGGCAGTCCAGGAGCGGCTTTTTGATGAGGTGAAAGGACACTTTGGCCGCGAGCTGGACCGATGCGTGGTATATTCCGACTTTGCTGCTTTGCCGTTTCTGAATTGTGTGGTCAGGGAGGCACTGCGCCTGTATCCGCCCATTCCGGCCTTGGGACGTTGCCTGGAAACAGATTTGGCAGTGG AAGGTGGACGCATTCCAGCGGGGACCAATGTGATTCTGCTGCTCTGGCAACTGCTTCGGGATGAGATGCTCTTCGCAGATCCACTGATTTTTCGACCGGAGCGGCACCTCTCTAATAAGGCCACTTCTAAGAAGGGCGCATACAGCAATATACCCTTCAGTGCGGGACCACGCAACTGCATCGGCCAAAAGTTTGCCATGTTCGAGGTTAAAACCATGATCATAAAGATGCTAAGAAATTTTATACTGCTTCCCATCGGCCCGGATGTGGAGCCCTCTATTAAGATCGTATTGCGATCCCGAAATGGCGTTCATTTTGGACTTCGCCCACGCGTTTATTGA
- the Cyp4d14 gene encoding probable cytochrome P450 4d14, which translates to MFVELLVLLLTVALVWDYLVGRKHKRLFDRAGITGPKAWPLVGNAPLMINESPKTVFDLQWRLIQTHGKNVRCQILQDRGFMTADPKMIEAIMSSQQTIQKNNLYGLLVNWLGDGLLLSKGKKWFRRRKIITPAFHFKILEQFVEVFDQQSAIMAKNLYDRADGKTVINMFPVACLCAMDIIAETAMGVKINAQLQPNFPYVQSVKTASGMLAERFVNPAQRLDISMRLFFPFAFAKLSANIKAMQDFTNNVISERRDLLQKSISDGTYETTNASPLDDVGQKRRMALLDVLLQSSIDGAPLSNEDIREEVDTFMFEGHDTTTSSIAFTCYLLARHPEVQARVFQEVRDVLGDEKDAPVNIQLLGELKYLECVIKESLRLFPSVPIIGRHIVEDTLLDGKLIPAKTDVMILIYHSQRDPDYFPEPNKFVPERFSPERKGEINPFAYTPFSAGPRNCIGQKFAMLEMKSTISKMVRHFELLPLGEDVQLVLNLILRSTTGINVGLKPRVY; encoded by the exons ATGTTTGTGGAActgttggtgctgttgctTACTGTGGCCCTGGTGTGGGACTACCTGGTCGGCCGGAAACACAAACGATTATTTGACCGGGCAGGAATCACTGGACCCAAAGCATGGCCGCTTGTGGGTAATGCCCCGTTGATGATCAATGAGTCGCCCAAAA CTGTGTTCGACTTGCAGTGGCGCCTAATCCAAACCCATGGCAAGAATGTGCGATGTCAGATTCTTCAAGACCGCGGCTTCATGACGGCGGACCCCAAAATGATTGAGGCGATCATGAGCAGCCAGCAGACCATACAGAAGAACAACCTATACGGCCTGCTGGTCAACTGGCTGGGCGATGGCCTTCTGCTGAGCAAGGGAAAGAAGTGGTTCCGTAGGCGCAAGATCATCACGCCTGCGTTCCACTTCAAGATCCTCGAGCAGTTTGTGGAGGTGTTTGACCAGCAGAGTGCCATCATGGCTAAGAATCTGTACGACCGGGCAGATGGCAAAACCGTGATCAACATGTTCCCCGTAGCCTGCCTTTGCGCCATGGACATCATCGCCGAGACGGCCATGGGCGTCAAGATAAATGCCCAGTTGCAACCCAACTTTCCCTATGTCCAGTCGGTAAAAAC GGCCTCTGGCATGCTGGCCGAGCGTTTTGTGAATCCCGCCCAGCGTTTGGACATCTCCATGCGTCTGTTCTTTCCCTTCGCCTTCGCCAAGCTGAGTGCGAACATAAAGGCCATGCAGGACTTCACCAACAATGTGATCAGTGAGCGTCGTGACCTCTTGCAGAAGTCCATCTCAGATGGCACGTACGAGACAACCAACGCATCGCCCCTGGACGATGTGGGTCAGAAACGTCGCATGGCCCTGTTAGATGTGCTCCTACAGTCTTCCATTGACGGGGCTCCACTCAGCAATGAGGACATACGAGAGGAGGTAGATACCTTCATGTTTGAGGGCCACGACACCACCACCAGTAGCATTGCCTTCACCTGCTATCTGCTGGCCCGGCATCCAGAGGTGCAGGCTCGAGTCTTTCAGGAGGTGCGTGATGTGCTCGGGGACGAGAAGGACGCCCCGGTGAACATCCAGCTGCTAGGCGAGCTCAAGTATCTGGAGTGTGTGATCAAGGAGTCATTGCGACTGTTCCCTTCGGTACCGATAATCGGACGCCACATTGTCGAGGACACACTGCTGG ACGGCAAACTCATACCCGCCAAGACCGATGTTATGATACTCATCTACCATTCCCAGCGCGATCCGGACTACTTCCCCGAGCCGAATAAATTCGTGCCGGAACGGTTCAGTCCGGAGCGCAAGGGCGAAATCAATCCATTCGCCTACACGCCGTTCTCTGCGGGACCACGCAACTGCATTGGCCAGAAGTTTGCAATGCTGGAGATGAAAAGCACCATCAGCAAGATGGTGAGGCACTTTGAACTGCTGCCCCTAGGTGAGGACGTCCAGCTAGTGCTGAACCTCATCCTCCGCTCCACCACCGGTATCAATGTGGGTCTCAAACCGCGCGTCTATTGA
- the LOC4816095 gene encoding uncharacterized protein, translating to MQAEIVTASDRVNDSPPQTRKKATKTTTDVETDETRRKRKAMDDYDIDIDLNFVQLSRQQLLQRYSTAVRKLRRLAEAHHEVRPLSFDSYVLFQYFQQRNWRQRMAGMGGGSATLVPPPQLMAYLKLEVLHHLLDRRRQILCWLFYLTLVSLCVAAYRYETSSGSNERVVQSTVYPGMRMWRRMTMPLIQRFPRLTEFYDESCLMGNPFFQMEDLSCGPCANVESVWFESDECAQLHAPVSGSDKGLSLLLKCRQTMAEGDSVPFAFKSQQDAMVLSEFYNIYTSNHMIFQRDAYRVHSTNQGVHNLEDLFGQFNSSNSDMNTNVDPPTWTQQAHNLWRCNRMLPARLLRPIFARPSRLPSLGVALERYVAIDTAQAPAYTLPETECPNVYVHQAVGTRFIILRPTSECRHRCRTLSIRLTQSFVLSYNWLYWKPISAPDPISESLSISLIGSYC from the exons ATGCAAGCAGAGATAGTTACCGCGAGCGATAGGGTGAACGACAGTCCCCCACAGACACGgaaaaaggcaacaaagaCGACAACGGATGTGGAGACGGACGAGACCCGGCGGAAAAGGAAGGCCATGGATGACTACGACATCGATATCGATCTAAATTTCGTGCAACTGAGCCGCCAGCAACTGCTGCAACGCTACAGCACTGCCGTGCGCAAGCTGCGCCGCCTAGCCGAGGCCCACCATGAGGTGCGGCCCCTGTCCTTTGACAGTTATGTGCTGTTCCAGTACTTTCAGCAGCGCAACTGGCGCCAGCGAATGGCCGGCATGGGCGGGGGCAGCGCAACGTTGGTACCGCCGCCGCAACTGATGGCTTACCTCAAGCTAGAGGTACTGCACCATTTGCTTGACCGCCGGCGCCAGATCCTATGCTGGCTCTTCTACCTTACGCTTGTGTCGCTGTGCGTGGCCGCATACCGCTATGAGACATCGAGCGGTAGCAACGAGCGCGTAGTACAGTCGACGGTGTACCCCGGGATGCGGATGTGGCGGCGGATGACCATGCCGCTGATCCAGCGCTTTCCCCGGCTGACCGAGTTCTACGACGAGTCCTGTCTGATGGGCAATCCGTTTTTCCAGATGGAGGACCTCAGCTGCGGCCCCTGCGCCAATGTGGAGAGCGTCTGGTTTGAGAGCGATGAGTGCGCCCAGTTACATGCCCCTGTCAGCGGCAGCGATAAGGGCTTGTCCTTGCTCCTCAAGTGCCGCCAGACAATGGCTGAGGGGGATAGTGTGCCGTTTGCGTTCAAGAGCCAACAGGATGCCATGGTTCTAAGCGAATTTTACAACATCTATACTAGCAACCACATGATCTTCCAGCGCGATGCGTACCGGGTGCACTCCACAAACCAGGGTGTCCACAATCTCGAGGATCTCTTTGGCCAgttcaacagcagcaacagtgacATGAACACGAATGTCGATCCGCCTACCTGGACACAGCAGGCGCACAATCTGTGGCGCTGCAATCGCATGCTCCCCGCTCGCTTGCTGCGCCCCATCTTCGCCCGGCCGTCCCGCCTTCCGAGCCTGGGCGTTGCTTTAGAGCGCTACGTGGCCATCGACACGGCCCAGGCGCCGGCCTATACGCTGCCTGAGACCGAGTGCCCCAATGTGTATGTCCACCAGGCGGTGGGCACGCGCTTTATCATCCTGCGCCCCACCAGCGAGTGTCGCCACCGGTGCCGCACCCTCTCCATTCGCCTCACGCAGTCCTTTGTCC TCAGCTATAACTGGTTGTATTGGAAGCCGATCTCGGCCCCGGATCCCATATCCGAGTCATTGTCCATCAGCTTGATCGGTTCTTACTGCTAG
- the LOC4815505 gene encoding uncharacterized protein codes for MMYRLCSLTNKNGVVPAVPLINLMSIDVRHKIGPSMEATPADQRNVEIKARIPGGSEDFARRLDIAKKLTGSQTGELIVQRDVFFESPLGGRLKLRYLQPPSRSQLVYYDRPDVAGPKLSCFNKIEVDEPAVLEKILGQTNGILGQLDKKRHLFIHEQTRIHLDEVQDLGHFMEFEVCLRPEQTLEEGQTIAEQLAKTFGILEADLMTGSYFDALRETLDCAFYNSL; via the coding sequence ATGATGTATAGGTTGTGTTCGTTGACGAATAAAAATGGGGTCGTGCCAGCAGTCCCGCTGATAAATTTGATGTCTATCGATGTTAGACACAAAATCGGTCCCAGCATGGAAGCGACTCCTGCAGATCAGCGAAATGTGGAGATAAAGGCACGGATTCCTGGCGGAAGTGAGGATTTTGCCCGCCGCCTGGACATCGCCAAGAAGCTGACTGGCAGTCAGACAGGAGAGCTCATCGTCCAGCGCGATGTGTTCTTCGAATCGCCGCTGGGCGGGCGTCTCAAGCTGCGGTACTTGCAGCCCCCGTCGCGCTCCCAGTTGGTCTACTACGATCGACCCGATGTGGCCGGTCCTAAGCTGTCCTGTTTCAACAAGATTGAAGTGGACGAGCCTGCTGTGCTGGAGAAGATTCTGGGCCAGACGAACGGCATCTTAGGCCAGTTGGATAAAAAGCGCCATTTGTTCATCCATGAGCAGACGCGTATCCACCTGGACGAGGTACAAGACCTAGGTCACTTTATGGAGTTCGAGGTCTGTCTGAGACCGGAACAGACTCTGGAGGAAGGCCAGACCATTGCCGAGCAGCTCGCGAAGACTTTTGGCATTCTTGAGGCGGATCTAATGACCGGCTCCTACTTCGATGCCCTGCGGGAAACGCTTGACTGCGCTTTTTATAATTCCTTGTAA
- the ND-B14.5A gene encoding NADH dehydrogenase [ubiquinone] 1 alpha subcomplex subunit 7 encodes MSALRRDVSPFFQRIRAFLLGREHTLALRFEDDVADRTQPPPKIPDGPSQLYSANYYCLRDGRREVNPPIDLVEQQKQLSADGGASTATKLPTPGQVYAWD; translated from the exons ATGTCTGCTCTACGCCGTGACGTGTCCCCATTTTTTCAACGGATCCGGGCCTTTCTCCTCGGT CGTGAGCACACTCTGGCGCTGCGCTTCGAGGACGACGTAGCCGATCGCACCCAGCCCCCTCCAAAGATCCCCGACGGACCTTCGCAGCTGTACTCGGCCAACTACTATTGCCTGCGCGATGGCCGTCGGGAGGTGAATCCACCTATTGATCTGGTcgagcagcaaaagcagctcTCAGCGGATGGCGGTGCGTCCACGGCGACCAAATTACCCACTCCGGGCCAGGTATATGCCTGGGACTAA